The Rhopalosiphum maidis isolate BTI-1 chromosome 2, ASM367621v3, whole genome shotgun sequence genome segment gaaaatattattttattgtcctAAGAATGTGAACTGCAAACATCCCAgtacattgttttataatcaatattgaattaaaattaaaattcttatttcttagatataaaagacaaaaattgattttatcaaaaactaaattgCCATCAAAATTCccatttatctttaaattgttttcaatttattttggaaaatgctgagaatttttaattttgactttcttaaagtaaaaattagaaCCACTGTTATAAAGAaccaaataacttttatagtttaaaatcaaagcattttttCATCTACTTATTGATTATACAgacaaaaaatacacataatttttagCTCAATATATTCAGAGCTctgctcaaaatctaaaacattgatcagcaaaaaatataaaattataacatttatgtatttttacacggattaataagtaatatttgtaaattatagatataagaaataataaaatataattattgtataagaatatgttgtatattgtACTATCTTGATTTGTGAAATAGACCTTATATGAATCTTATTAAGTACCatttcacattattttattttatttaaaatataaaaagtatatttgcaatgattatcaatttttatagtttatctctatttaaaaatgtaagtatacatACCTTGTAATACAACTGACTCATTCCTATTAAGTTTATTAGCAGTTGTTAAAGCAGAGCTAAGACAACTCGAAACATACTGTAACCATTTACTAGCTTCCAAAAGtgagtaaaaatgattatctTGCACCCAAAACTGCCGTGCActttctaatatattaaattcatttttaatataaataatgaatataaataattatgtattaactaAAAGAACAAACCAGGAGCACAAAGTTctcgtaatttaataaaactctgATTAACATCTTTTGGCGATGGCAAATTTTTGGTTAAATCCATTATAAAAGGTCTAAGAAGGCCAGGATGCGATTTCCTTACTATTTCTAACATAGCATTTTCTTGAGTTAGATTTGATGGATCCACAACATCTGCCTTTCTAGATAATGTGGCTCCATTTACAGTGCTCCAACACCAAGTTGGTAGTCGTCCATCTCGAAAATGCTGCATTGCTATTCGTAAATGAGTGTCAATAACTGCAGATCCGATAACAATATACTGTGGCAagctataaacatattatttttctatagaaaTAGTTATAGTTCTATGAAGTATTAACTTACCTTGGAGATAAgcgaaatttattattagatgaaTTTAAGGTCCAACCAAAACATTTGGTACGTTGAAGTTCTTTTTCCCAATCATCTCGACATCTAAATGTAGGTGTTGAATATCTACTTTGAACATTTGGCTccctacttaaaaatataaattttagaacttatgatattgtttttaattcttagATAATTCTAAGCCAGGttgcataaaaatgtaatcattaatagttcactaaaatataatggacCTATTAATGTCgactaaatcatatttaagaaACCAAAACTGctcaatattgatttattcaagtaattttagttattgttCATACAACTTGACATTAGGATACcttgaataatatagaaaattttatacaatgtacacacgcagtataataacaaattagcaAGCattaagtaaaaactaaaGCCAATTAAACCTCAATCTTGCCTTCAACGACATGATTatcttaatagtttttaaaaccacaaactttttttctttttgtctGAGTAGACCctgctttttttatatagaaattaacCATTTcagtagttaaattatttgaaacatgataaatatttttataatgaattttggAACCTAAATGTTAAGCacgtataatgaataatgattgaattataaaaaattatgtaactattttatacgtaataaaattCAGAATTAACTACAtaatgatacatatatatatacatatttataatattttgaataataatcaattacctGTAGTCATACGCAAATAATAGCTGATGTCTTTTTGGGAATGCATGATGCAGTAAAGCATTCGCTAATATTTTACCATGGCCAAgtggtgaaaatttaaaactatatgatAGTGTTCGCATAttctaatttcataaataaattattaattatatattttaaaataaaatattatttcctttACTTTGCAGATAATATGTAATCCTTTGACTTTATCATTAAAACGATGACCTATCAtaagtcttttttttttgtcccctgtcaataaataaataatatctatattggAAAGACAAACATCATATTGACCCAAAAGCAAATTTTCTTGATATGATGTTTCctgaaacaatttttgaataaaataaaatacattatacaaataatattaaatttaaatttgaaattgaaatttacttttaaatgtttttcgtTTGAAGTAACAAAAGAAAGTCTGAAATttgtaacaaacaaaaaacctGATATGCCagttttttgttcatttactggagtaaataataaaacactttgTGCTTCAGCAATTATCATTTCAcctgaaatgtattaattttgtaatatttaattttagatttaattattcacacacacatatatataacgatatattcatgttttgttataaataattataataataattattttaatttgttatgcaGAATATGCACATGACAcagaaaagtttattattattatttttatcagttctaattttatgtaattttgtttcCTACACCCCAGCTGttaatagtacaaaatatactcAAAATCTACACCAAAACCTGATGTTccagtagaaaaaaatattggtgagTGATATTAGTGGCTGATATGAATATTCTATTTGTTCCTCGcaggttaaaataaaatgctgccatacattttttaaaataaattataagtttttctttcctattaaaatttgtaatatgtaaccacaaaataacaatgtgaaaatcaaaagattatgttcatataaaataatattgtttactatGGTGCATAAAAGTATAGGTACCTTCTGATTAAAACATTGGAAATActgtgtttattt includes the following:
- the LOC113550876 gene encoding myotubularin-related protein 10-B isoform X1 → MHRYEVALMMNENRLTNSFKSYVGWDDDEQISSCETSFIEQEFSPKLHPGEMIIAEAQSVLLFTPVNEQKTGISGFLFVTNFRLSFVTSNEKHLKETSYQENLLLGQYDVCLSNIDIIYLLTGDKKKRLMIGHRFNDKVKGLHIICKNMRTLSYSFKFSPLGHGKILANALLHHAFPKRHQLLFAYDYSREPNVQSRYSTPTFRCRDDWEKELQRTKCFGWTLNSSNNKFRLSPSLPQYIVIGSAVIDTHLRIAMQHFRDGRLPTWCWSTVNGATLSRKADVVDPSNLTQENAMLEIVRKSHPGLLRPFIMDLTKNLPSPKDVNQSFIKLRELCAPESARQFWVQDNHFYSLLEASKWLQYVSSCLSSALTTANKLNRNESVVLQERDGRDLCCVISSLTQLMIDSHFRSIVGLQTLIQKEWVVMGHQFCTRLGHVNSTDSVKSPLLLLFLDCVWQLLQQFPSKFEFTETYLTTLWDASHVSIFDTFLFDCERDRHCATKDVSPLMLRSIWDWEEQFMDHDLIQFHNPLYNASKVKDDLLKVSTEISALSIWTQCYYRFLPTLEISNGGKPLEDFAVRTLINMSDNDSKDAQEVCTPSNIGSFFPFTHWRSSNSVPPSTLTISSLSLNTSDLQMETSLVEIPEHL
- the LOC113550876 gene encoding myotubularin-related protein 10-B isoform X2 produces the protein MHRYEVALMMNENRLTNSFKSYVGWDDDEQISSCETSFIEQEFSPKLHPGEMIIAEAQSVLLFTPVNEQKTGISGFLFVTNFRLSFVTSNEKHLKETSYQENLLLGQYDVCLSNIDIIYLLTGDKKKRLMIGHRFNDKVKGLHIICKNMRTLSYSFKFSPLGHGKILANALLHHAFPKRHQLLFAYDYREPNVQSRYSTPTFRCRDDWEKELQRTKCFGWTLNSSNNKFRLSPSLPQYIVIGSAVIDTHLRIAMQHFRDGRLPTWCWSTVNGATLSRKADVVDPSNLTQENAMLEIVRKSHPGLLRPFIMDLTKNLPSPKDVNQSFIKLRELCAPESARQFWVQDNHFYSLLEASKWLQYVSSCLSSALTTANKLNRNESVVLQERDGRDLCCVISSLTQLMIDSHFRSIVGLQTLIQKEWVVMGHQFCTRLGHVNSTDSVKSPLLLLFLDCVWQLLQQFPSKFEFTETYLTTLWDASHVSIFDTFLFDCERDRHCATKDVSPLMLRSIWDWEEQFMDHDLIQFHNPLYNASKVKDDLLKVSTEISALSIWTQCYYRFLPTLEISNGGKPLEDFAVRTLINMSDNDSKDAQEVCTPSNIGSFFPFTHWRSSNSVPPSTLTISSLSLNTSDLQMETSLVEIPEHL